One Vibrio sp. CDRSL-10 TSBA genomic region harbors:
- a CDS encoding family 1 glycosylhydrolase encodes MSFSFPESFLWGGATAANQIEGSHTTDGKGLSTSDVQPFGAMGELVYREEGDFNVKDVAIDFYNRYAEDIALFAEMGFTCLRVSIAWSRIFPNGNDAEPNEAGLAYYDRVFDEMAKHNITPMVTISHYEMPLNLADKYQGWASREVIGFFETYAKVLFNRYKDKVKLWLTFNEINVTLHEPFTGSGLPRDCSEQTRFQAIHHQLVGSAKAVKACHDIIPDAKIGNMILGAMQYPLTCKPEDVMQTLTQNREWLMFGDIQARGYYPGYMTRKFKEMGVELNITEDDLESLQETIDFISFSYYMTGCASADPAEIEKASGNMLSMIANPYLEASEWGWQIDPVGLRYLLNFLHDRYQLPLFIVENGLGAKDQLDENGEIVDDYRIQYLNDHLFQVGEAIQDGVDVMGYTSWGPIDLVSASTAQMSKRYGFIYVDRDDQGNGTLERKRKKSFHWYKSVIASRGESLQGPKQ; translated from the coding sequence ATGAGTTTTAGTTTTCCAGAGTCATTTTTGTGGGGCGGCGCGACCGCTGCAAACCAGATTGAAGGTTCACACACCACCGACGGTAAAGGTTTGTCGACTTCTGATGTGCAGCCATTTGGTGCGATGGGCGAGCTGGTTTATCGCGAAGAGGGTGACTTCAACGTTAAAGATGTCGCGATCGATTTCTACAACCGCTATGCCGAAGACATCGCTCTGTTTGCTGAAATGGGCTTTACCTGCCTGCGTGTTTCGATTGCCTGGAGCCGTATCTTCCCGAATGGTAATGATGCAGAGCCGAACGAAGCAGGTCTGGCATATTACGACCGCGTATTTGATGAAATGGCCAAACACAACATCACGCCTATGGTGACCATTTCTCACTACGAAATGCCGCTTAACCTGGCAGATAAATACCAGGGATGGGCCAGCCGTGAGGTGATTGGCTTCTTTGAAACTTACGCCAAAGTGCTGTTCAACCGTTACAAAGACAAAGTCAAACTGTGGCTGACGTTTAACGAAATCAATGTGACCTTGCATGAACCGTTCACCGGCTCTGGTCTGCCGCGTGATTGTAGTGAGCAAACCCGCTTCCAGGCGATTCACCACCAATTGGTCGGCAGTGCCAAAGCGGTCAAAGCGTGTCACGACATTATTCCGGATGCCAAGATCGGCAACATGATCCTGGGTGCGATGCAATACCCGCTGACCTGTAAACCAGAAGATGTGATGCAGACCCTGACCCAAAACCGTGAATGGCTGATGTTTGGTGACATTCAGGCGCGTGGTTACTACCCGGGTTACATGACGCGTAAATTTAAAGAGATGGGTGTTGAGCTCAACATCACCGAAGATGATCTTGAATCACTGCAAGAAACCATCGATTTCATCTCATTCAGTTACTACATGACTGGCTGCGCCAGTGCCGATCCGGCGGAAATTGAAAAAGCGAGCGGCAACATGCTGAGCATGATTGCTAACCCATACCTGGAAGCATCTGAATGGGGCTGGCAAATCGATCCGGTTGGTCTGCGCTACCTGCTGAACTTCCTACACGATCGTTACCAACTTCCGCTGTTTATCGTTGAAAACGGCCTTGGTGCCAAGGATCAGTTGGATGAAAACGGTGAAATCGTGGATGACTACCGTATTCAGTACCTCAATGATCACCTGTTCCAGGTTGGCGAAGCGATTCAGGACGGTGTCGATGTGATGGGTTACACCTCATGGGGACCAATCGATCTGGTCAGCGCATCAACCGCACAGATGTCTAAACGCTACGGCTTTATTTATGTCGATCGTGATGACCAGGGTAACGGCACGCTGGAGCGTAAACGCAAGAAGAGTTTCCACTGGTACAAGTCAGTGATTGCTTCACGCGGCGAATCTCTGCAAGGCCCAAAACAATAA
- a CDS encoding carbohydrate porin, whose translation MNSKHTHTNKSKTWKQKLTPVCLALMSCGYVSSGFAADAVQSQIDALQAQIAAAQQTLLQLQASQPGAAEQSSGEQSSGEQAQAVASASTTNTPAVESDSSLPTFTDQVPVNSGFNFNGYFRAGWYTAEQGAPQEYAVGSLGRFGNEMTGWYDLTFKQRVYEQQGKKVEAVITLDGNTGLNKGFEMEGQDDNYFHFLDLYIRTKGFIPALPESELWVGRHAITGF comes from the coding sequence ATGAACAGTAAACACACACATACCAATAAAAGCAAAACCTGGAAACAGAAGCTGACACCAGTATGCCTGGCTCTGATGAGTTGCGGCTACGTTTCTTCCGGCTTCGCGGCAGACGCCGTTCAGAGTCAAATCGATGCACTGCAGGCACAAATTGCGGCTGCGCAACAAACGTTGCTGCAACTTCAGGCATCACAGCCGGGAGCTGCTGAGCAATCGTCTGGTGAACAATCATCTGGTGAACAAGCTCAGGCTGTGGCTTCTGCATCAACAACCAATACACCGGCCGTGGAATCAGACTCTTCTCTACCCACTTTCACTGACCAGGTGCCTGTGAACAGCGGTTTTAATTTCAACGGCTACTTCCGTGCCGGATGGTATACCGCCGAGCAGGGTGCGCCGCAAGAATACGCGGTTGGATCTCTGGGTCGCTTTGGTAATGAGATGACAGGTTGGTATGACCTGACTTTCAAACAGCGTGTTTACGAGCAACAAGGCAAAAAAGTCGAGGCGGTGATTACGCTTGATGGTAATACCGGCCTTAATAAAGGCTTTGAAATGGAAGGTCAGGATGACAACTATTTCCACTTCCTTGATCTTTACATCCGTACTAAAGGTTTCATCCCTGCGCTACCTGAATCAGAGCTGTGGGTAGGTCGCCATGCGATCACCGGTTTCTGA
- a CDS encoding carbohydrate porin → MRSPVSEIQMLDWKSSRTSSGAGIGLEKIAMPEGYLNVVLMREDFNYLDSSGQDNDLEINSNVLDVRYNGYQLSDTLQLGLAAKYQMANLGSSAKEAESSADYSDVKDALSFATVLNQKLDNNGFNEYTLQYTTNSIASSFASTSGANPDFSTGLNNYQGQHTDGYAVRFVSQGEKYLFDNNVIVAHAFVASHGEDIYNYDLATAHTDFDSVRAVVRPGYIWDQFNQTGVELGYFNQTNRVDGESFDESGYKLTAYHTFKVATSMLGSRPEIRFYTTYLKALDNEITNFSFDGQKDDQLSFGVQAEIWWF, encoded by the coding sequence ATGCGATCACCGGTTTCTGAAATCCAGATGCTGGACTGGAAGAGCTCACGCACTAGCTCAGGTGCCGGTATCGGTCTGGAAAAGATTGCTATGCCGGAAGGTTATCTCAACGTGGTTCTGATGCGTGAAGACTTTAACTACCTGGATAGCAGTGGTCAGGACAACGACCTGGAAATCAACAGTAACGTACTGGATGTTCGTTACAACGGCTATCAACTGAGTGATACGCTGCAACTTGGCCTGGCAGCGAAATACCAGATGGCGAACCTGGGTTCGAGTGCCAAAGAAGCAGAAAGTTCAGCTGACTATTCGGATGTGAAAGATGCCCTGAGCTTTGCGACTGTGCTGAATCAGAAGCTGGATAATAATGGTTTCAACGAGTACACCCTGCAGTACACCACTAACTCGATTGCCAGCAGTTTTGCTTCCACCAGTGGTGCCAACCCGGATTTCTCGACCGGTCTGAACAACTATCAAGGACAACATACCGATGGTTATGCGGTACGTTTTGTTTCCCAGGGTGAAAAATACCTGTTCGATAACAATGTGATTGTTGCTCATGCGTTTGTAGCCTCACATGGTGAAGATATTTACAACTACGATTTGGCGACAGCGCACACTGATTTCGACAGCGTACGTGCAGTCGTAAGACCTGGCTACATCTGGGACCAGTTTAACCAAACCGGCGTCGAACTGGGTTACTTTAACCAGACCAACCGTGTTGATGGTGAAAGCTTTGATGAAAGCGGCTACAAGCTGACGGCGTACCATACCTTTAAGGTAGCGACCAGCATGCTGGGTTCACGTCCGGAAATCCGTTTCTACACCACTTATCTGAAAGCTTTGGATAACGAAATCACCAACTTCTCGTTTGACGGCCAGAAAGATGATCAGCTGAGCTTTGGTGTACAGGCTGAAATCTGGTGGTTCTGA
- a CDS encoding nucleoside hydrolase, with translation MAKILGNIKMFMNQRLMLLWFLSMFSMNVFADGLEFSVPSKKQVRILISADAKNEADDDFAIVHALLTPSFEVKALIGSQYSRTAPLMKRDATNTATESVEEIQRVLKYMRKDIPVYTGSQSSLQADNGRSESAAAQAIIDEAHKQSDLPLYILVMGPMTDVALAYEMDPSIADKFTVIWIGGMPYPQGGWEYNLFNDPKAAQVIFDSPIALWQIPHNVYMTMRVSMAELQFKVKTKGDIGKYLWNQMIDFNDLANATFDFTTWPKSEVWVLGDNPSISLLLASEVYQYTEEDSPLLDEKLNYLPNPQSQRKIRVYHDADVRFTLEDLFSKLALFSSSRVSSD, from the coding sequence ATGGCAAAGATTTTAGGTAATATTAAAATGTTTATGAATCAACGGCTCATGCTACTGTGGTTTCTGAGTATGTTCTCAATGAATGTTTTTGCTGATGGATTAGAGTTTTCTGTACCGTCAAAAAAACAAGTGCGAATATTAATTAGTGCGGACGCAAAAAATGAAGCGGATGACGATTTTGCTATAGTGCATGCATTATTGACTCCCAGTTTTGAGGTGAAAGCACTTATTGGTTCTCAGTATTCACGTACTGCTCCTCTAATGAAGCGAGATGCTACTAATACCGCAACGGAGAGCGTAGAGGAAATTCAACGTGTGCTGAAGTACATGAGAAAAGATATTCCAGTTTATACCGGTTCTCAGAGCTCTCTCCAAGCGGATAATGGACGAAGTGAGAGTGCTGCAGCTCAAGCTATTATTGATGAGGCCCATAAACAGAGTGATCTACCACTATATATTTTGGTTATGGGACCAATGACAGATGTTGCTTTGGCATATGAGATGGATCCAAGTATTGCCGATAAATTTACAGTTATTTGGATAGGTGGAATGCCTTATCCGCAAGGTGGATGGGAATATAATTTGTTCAATGACCCTAAAGCAGCACAGGTTATTTTCGATTCACCTATTGCTCTGTGGCAAATTCCACACAACGTATATATGACTATGCGTGTATCTATGGCAGAACTTCAGTTTAAAGTTAAAACAAAAGGTGATATCGGTAAATATCTATGGAATCAGATGATCGATTTTAACGATCTTGCCAACGCAACGTTTGATTTTACAACTTGGCCTAAAAGTGAAGTGTGGGTATTGGGTGACAACCCTAGTATCTCACTTTTGCTAGCCAGTGAGGTTTATCAATACACGGAGGAGGATTCCCCTTTACTTGACGAAAAGTTGAATTATCTACCAAACCCTCAATCACAGCGTAAAATACGCGTTTATCACGATGCTGACGTACGATTTACGCTGGAAGATCTGTTTAGCAAATTAGCTTTATTTAGTTCATCACGAGTTTCATCTGATTGA
- a CDS encoding nucleoside hydrolase-like domain-containing protein: MISTDNDRMIVLTDIGNEPGDSQFLVRLLTYSNEFEIEKLIAITSTWQRDKVQPALLKNGLNVPEHPEYGGWGGRYASVAYNDEGGLRTSVSDTVQSVDGKEYRNASASIWRFRHQFQNDFAGRMQWTLTDNYQDVNHNPVLTLNGQAGLAPVELSVKAGDKVELSAAGSQDPDGDKLAYRWWQYGEPTAHALQIHFAPKVELTDSDKMTASFVAPKVDKPTPFHIILEVSDDGEPQLYSYRRAIVTVNP, from the coding sequence ATGATAAGCACTGACAATGACCGCATGATCGTGCTAACCGATATTGGTAATGAACCGGGTGACTCGCAATTTTTAGTGCGTTTGCTGACTTACAGCAACGAGTTTGAGATTGAAAAGTTGATCGCTATCACTTCAACCTGGCAACGGGATAAAGTTCAGCCGGCGTTGCTGAAAAACGGTCTTAACGTACCTGAGCATCCGGAATACGGTGGCTGGGGTGGTCGTTATGCTTCGGTTGCTTATAATGATGAAGGCGGACTGCGCACCAGTGTGTCAGATACCGTGCAGAGTGTGGATGGCAAAGAGTATCGCAATGCCTCAGCGTCCATCTGGCGTTTCCGTCATCAGTTCCAGAATGACTTTGCCGGTCGTATGCAGTGGACTCTGACTGATAACTATCAGGACGTGAACCACAATCCTGTGCTGACCCTCAACGGTCAAGCTGGCCTGGCACCGGTTGAACTGAGTGTGAAAGCGGGTGATAAAGTTGAGCTTAGCGCAGCAGGCAGTCAGGATCCGGATGGTGATAAACTTGCTTACCGCTGGTGGCAATATGGTGAGCCGACCGCTCACGCGCTGCAGATCCATTTTGCGCCGAAAGTCGAGCTGACGGACAGTGACAAAATGACGGCCAGTTTTGTTGCGCCAAAAGTGGATAAGCCGACGCCGTTCCACATTATTCTTGAAGTCAGTGATGATGGTGAGCCGCAGCTTTACTCTTACCGTCGTGCGATTGTCACGGTGAACCCATAG
- a CDS encoding NAD-dependent succinate-semialdehyde dehydrogenase: MQLSDTGLFQQHCFIDGQWVASEDGQATTVTNPYDGSVIGTVPQLTDEQVKRAIESADKAQRLWAKETATTRATILRRWFNLIEQHKDDLAHMMTVEQGKALAEAKGEITYAASFVEWYAEEAKRAYGEMIPSHKADARILVAKEPVGVVAAITPWNFPAAMITRKAGPALAAGCAVVLKPAPDTPFTALALAELAKRAGLPDGLLQVVTGDAISLGRVLTKSKLVRKLSFTGSTRVGKILMEQSAANVKKLSLELGGNAPFIVFDDADIDAAVEGAMIAKFRNAGQTCVCANRIYVHDSVYDTFTAKLVERVRQLKVGNGLEEGTHIGPMINDAAVAKVRSHIEDAVQKGAQVEFGTLPQHGSRLLEPHVLTNMSDDMLVAHEETFGPLAGLFRFSAEDEVIERANATDFGLAAYCYTQNLARAWRMSEALESGIVGINEGLISTTLAPFGGVKESGLGREGARQGMEEYLEMKYTLMGGL; the protein is encoded by the coding sequence ATGCAATTATCAGATACTGGATTATTCCAGCAGCACTGCTTTATCGACGGACAATGGGTTGCCAGTGAGGATGGCCAGGCGACGACGGTGACCAATCCTTACGATGGTTCGGTTATCGGTACGGTGCCACAACTGACGGACGAGCAGGTTAAGCGTGCTATCGAATCAGCAGACAAAGCGCAGCGCCTGTGGGCAAAAGAGACGGCCACGACTCGTGCCACCATTCTGCGTCGCTGGTTCAACCTGATTGAGCAGCATAAAGATGATCTGGCCCATATGATGACGGTCGAGCAGGGTAAAGCGCTGGCTGAAGCCAAAGGCGAAATTACCTACGCGGCCAGCTTTGTCGAATGGTACGCCGAAGAAGCCAAACGCGCTTATGGCGAGATGATCCCAAGCCACAAAGCCGATGCACGTATCCTGGTTGCTAAAGAGCCGGTGGGTGTGGTTGCAGCGATTACGCCGTGGAACTTCCCGGCTGCGATGATTACCCGTAAAGCGGGCCCGGCACTGGCCGCAGGTTGTGCTGTGGTGCTCAAACCGGCGCCGGATACACCGTTTACCGCGCTTGCACTGGCCGAGCTTGCCAAACGTGCCGGATTACCGGATGGCCTGCTGCAGGTTGTGACCGGCGATGCAATCAGCTTGGGCCGGGTACTGACCAAGAGCAAACTGGTGCGCAAACTCTCGTTCACCGGTTCAACCCGGGTCGGTAAGATTCTGATGGAGCAGTCGGCGGCGAATGTGAAGAAGCTCTCGCTGGAGCTCGGTGGTAACGCACCGTTTATCGTCTTTGACGATGCTGACATTGATGCTGCGGTTGAGGGGGCGATGATCGCCAAATTCCGTAATGCGGGCCAGACCTGTGTGTGCGCTAACCGGATTTATGTCCATGACAGTGTGTACGACACCTTCACGGCAAAACTGGTCGAGCGGGTCAGACAGCTGAAAGTGGGTAATGGGCTGGAAGAAGGGACTCACATCGGCCCGATGATCAACGATGCCGCGGTGGCCAAAGTACGCAGTCATATTGAAGATGCTGTGCAGAAAGGCGCGCAAGTGGAATTCGGTACTCTGCCGCAACACGGCAGTCGTCTGCTTGAGCCGCATGTACTGACCAATATGAGTGATGACATGCTGGTTGCCCACGAAGAAACGTTCGGCCCGCTGGCTGGTTTGTTCCGCTTCAGCGCTGAAGACGAAGTGATCGAGCGGGCTAATGCGACCGATTTTGGTCTGGCCGCTTATTGCTACACCCAGAATCTGGCGCGTGCGTGGCGCATGAGTGAAGCGCTGGAAAGCGGTATCGTCGGCATTAACGAAGGGCTGATCTCAACCACGCTGGCGCCATTTGGTGGCGTGAAAGAATCCGGTCTGGGCCGTGAAGGCGCACGCCAGGGGATGGAAGAGTACCTGGAAATGAAATATACCCTGATGGGCGGTCTGTAA
- a CDS encoding DUF1496 domain-containing protein: MKHKLIMTQATVLLISALSSAAQANSISVSTPKPAIVLDGGDMGKRVCYYEDKAYSEGAVLQVGEVYMLCQRASQIETNGPLKWGVFKAPETKTP; encoded by the coding sequence ATGAAGCACAAACTCATCATGACACAGGCCACAGTGCTCCTTATCAGCGCGCTTAGCTCTGCTGCTCAGGCCAACAGCATTTCTGTCAGCACGCCAAAACCGGCTATCGTGCTTGATGGCGGTGACATGGGTAAACGTGTCTGCTACTACGAAGATAAAGCCTATTCGGAGGGAGCGGTACTGCAGGTCGGAGAGGTGTATATGTTATGTCAGCGGGCCAGTCAGATTGAAACCAACGGCCCGCTGAAATGGGGAGTGTTTAAGGCGCCTGAAACGAAAACGCCCTAA
- a CDS encoding TetR/AcrR family transcriptional regulator yields the protein MAPRSSTKEKILDVAEGLFAEHGFNDTSLRTITSKANVNLASVNYHFGDKKTLVRAVLNRYLEAFMPAVKDALITLNLRDEYTMADVFESLRSPLRALNELRPNGTSRFMLLIGRGYTDVQGHLRWFITTRYDDVLTLFTQSVLKANPQLTRETLFWRLHFTLGTCVFTMASSQALTEIAENDFGTQVDAKVMVDQIIPYLAAGMAAG from the coding sequence ATGGCACCAAGAAGTAGTACCAAGGAAAAAATACTGGATGTAGCGGAAGGCTTGTTTGCTGAGCACGGCTTTAATGATACATCGCTGCGAACGATAACCAGCAAGGCCAACGTGAATCTGGCTTCAGTCAATTATCACTTTGGGGATAAGAAAACCTTGGTGCGGGCGGTACTGAACCGTTACCTGGAAGCGTTTATGCCGGCCGTCAAGGATGCTCTGATCACGCTCAATCTGCGTGATGAGTATACGATGGCGGATGTCTTTGAGTCGCTGCGCAGCCCGCTTAGGGCGCTGAACGAGTTACGTCCGAATGGTACCAGCCGCTTTATGCTGTTGATTGGGCGTGGTTACACCGATGTACAAGGCCATTTACGCTGGTTTATCACTACCCGTTATGACGATGTACTCACGCTGTTTACTCAGTCGGTGTTAAAAGCCAATCCACAGTTGACCCGCGAAACTCTGTTCTGGCGGCTGCATTTCACTCTGGGAACTTGTGTATTCACCATGGCATCGAGCCAGGCACTGACTGAGATAGCCGAAAATGATTTTGGCACTCAGGTCGATGCCAAAGTGATGGTCGATCAGATCATTCCGTACCTGGCGGCTGGTATGGCGGCCGGATAA
- a CDS encoding acyl-CoA dehydrogenase: protein MCSLRRKWISDPAFKLFRQVLPPLSETEKEAMEAGSVWWDGELFSGKPDFKKLHHYPKPTLSEEEQSFMDNELETLLAMLDDHKIIKQDRDLPPEVWQFLRKERFFSLIIAKKFGGRQFSALANSTIVSRIATRSISTAVTVMVPNSLGPGELLSYYGTQEQKDYWLPRLADGTDIPCFALTGPEAGSDAGGIPDQGIVCYGKHEGKEVLGVRLNWNKRYITLAPVATVLGLAFKMYDPDNLLGDKQDIGITCALIPADHEGVEIGERHDPLGLAFMNGPTRGQDVFIPMEWLIGGVDYAGKGWRMLVECLSAGRGISLPALGTAIGHLTSRTTGAYAYVRKQFGMSIGKFEGVEEALGRIGGLTYLLEATRTLTTTSLDMKEKPGIVTAIAKYHMTEIGRSILNDAMDIHAGRAIQDGPMNYLATHYLGIPVAITVEGANILTRNLMIFGQGATRCHPYVLQEMAAAANPDQEQGAKEFDKLLFKHIGHAARNTFGALGAALTGSRFIRADMSGETKHYYRHMTRLSRALAVSADFAMLTLGGELKRKEMISARLGDGLSYLYMASAVLKRYEDEGRQQADLNYVHFAMQYCLHHAAKSLNDAYRNYSIKSVGRVMKGLLFPLGNHFQPPGDELTTKIAQSLMTPGAHRDRLTHLCYIGAEPDDSVGLMERAFLQLYGVQGLERKLNKGVKEGKVARKGPLTERLQQALDAGVLSQDEVDAIVAADKLRYQAIQVDHFSHDLSEVLTHTSGKPKLNHVA, encoded by the coding sequence ATGTGCTCTCTACGAAGAAAATGGATAAGCGACCCCGCTTTCAAACTGTTCAGGCAAGTGCTGCCACCGCTCTCGGAAACAGAGAAAGAGGCGATGGAAGCCGGCAGTGTCTGGTGGGACGGGGAACTGTTTTCTGGTAAACCAGATTTCAAAAAGCTGCACCATTATCCCAAGCCAACCCTGAGTGAAGAAGAGCAGTCGTTCATGGACAATGAACTGGAAACACTGCTTGCCATGCTTGATGACCATAAAATCATCAAACAGGACCGTGATTTACCGCCGGAGGTATGGCAGTTCCTGCGTAAAGAGCGCTTCTTCTCTTTGATTATTGCCAAGAAATTCGGCGGTCGTCAGTTCTCTGCGTTGGCAAACTCGACCATAGTGTCGCGTATCGCAACCCGCAGTATCAGTACTGCGGTGACCGTGATGGTGCCGAACTCACTCGGCCCGGGTGAGCTGTTGTCGTACTATGGTACTCAGGAGCAAAAAGATTACTGGTTACCGCGCCTGGCAGACGGTACGGATATTCCCTGCTTTGCGCTCACCGGGCCGGAAGCCGGCTCTGATGCGGGCGGCATTCCCGACCAGGGCATCGTGTGTTATGGCAAGCATGAAGGTAAGGAAGTGCTGGGTGTACGTCTTAACTGGAATAAGCGCTACATCACGTTGGCTCCGGTGGCAACGGTGCTGGGGCTGGCATTTAAGATGTACGATCCGGACAACCTGCTGGGTGATAAACAAGACATCGGTATTACCTGTGCGTTGATTCCGGCGGATCATGAAGGGGTCGAAATCGGCGAACGTCATGACCCGCTTGGCCTGGCCTTTATGAACGGTCCGACGCGTGGTCAGGATGTGTTTATTCCGATGGAGTGGTTGATTGGCGGTGTTGACTACGCCGGCAAAGGCTGGCGTATGCTGGTGGAATGTTTATCGGCCGGACGCGGTATTTCACTGCCGGCGCTTGGCACCGCGATTGGTCACCTGACTTCGCGTACCACCGGGGCTTACGCCTATGTTCGTAAGCAGTTCGGTATGTCGATCGGTAAGTTTGAAGGGGTTGAAGAGGCGCTGGGGCGTATCGGCGGCCTGACTTACCTGCTGGAAGCCACCCGGACTCTGACGACCACGTCGCTGGACATGAAAGAGAAGCCGGGTATCGTGACTGCGATAGCCAAGTATCATATGACCGAGATTGGCCGCAGCATTCTGAATGATGCGATGGACATCCATGCCGGCCGGGCGATTCAGGATGGTCCGATGAACTATCTCGCGACTCACTACCTGGGTATACCGGTTGCGATTACCGTAGAAGGGGCCAATATTCTGACCCGTAACCTGATGATTTTCGGTCAGGGGGCGACGCGCTGTCACCCGTATGTGCTGCAAGAGATGGCTGCCGCTGCCAATCCTGATCAGGAGCAGGGAGCGAAAGAGTTTGATAAGCTGCTGTTTAAACATATCGGCCACGCGGCCAGAAATACCTTTGGGGCGCTGGGCGCCGCTTTGACCGGGTCACGCTTCATCCGTGCCGATATGAGCGGAGAAACCAAGCACTATTACCGCCACATGACACGCCTGAGCCGGGCTCTGGCCGTCAGTGCTGATTTTGCCATGCTCACCCTGGGCGGTGAACTGAAACGCAAAGAGATGATTTCGGCGCGTCTGGGTGACGGCCTGAGTTACCTGTATATGGCATCGGCGGTACTGAAACGTTATGAAGACGAAGGACGGCAGCAGGCGGATCTGAATTATGTTCATTTTGCGATGCAATACTGTCTGCACCATGCGGCGAAGTCACTCAATGATGCTTACCGTAATTATTCTATCAAGTCGGTTGGCCGGGTAATGAAGGGGCTGCTGTTCCCGCTTGGTAATCACTTCCAGCCTCCGGGTGATGAGCTGACGACTAAAATCGCGCAGAGCCTGATGACGCCGGGAGCGCATCGCGATCGTCTGACCCATTTGTGTTACATCGGAGCGGAGCCTGATGACAGCGTTGGGCTGATGGAACGGGCGTTTTTACAGCTCTATGGTGTGCAAGGGCTGGAACGCAAACTCAATAAAGGCGTGAAAGAGGGCAAAGTGGCCCGTAAAGGCCCGCTGACTGAACGATTGCAGCAGGCGCTTGACGCTGGCGTTCTGAGTCAGGATGAAGTGGATGCGATTGTCGCTGCTGATAAGCTGCGTTATCAGGCAATTCAGGTCGATCACTTCAGTCATGACTTGTCTGAGGTTTTGACCCACACCAGTGGTAAGCCTAAGCTTAATCACGTGGCCTGA